CAGGAAATCATAAGCATATAGATGAGTGGAGAAGCAAGGAATCTCTAAGACGTACATGGATTCGTCGTCCGGATTTACTTGAAAACTATCCGCTGAATGATCAAGAAATCAAGTGGCTTGAAGAAATAAAAAAAGAATAATCCTCACTTGCGTCAGGATTCTAAATATGGTAAAATGAGTTTTGTGGTCTGGGTAAAGCCCAGCCTTATAACGATGTTCCGCTGCAATGATAGACAGATTTGCAAGAGCGTTCTAGGAGGAGAAGGATATTATGACAAACATTATTACAGAACTAACAAAAGACCAACTTCGTACGGATCTTCCAGCGTTTCGTCCTGGTGACACTGTACGTGTACACGTTAAAGTTGTTGAAGGAACACGCGAACGTATCCAGTTATTCGAAGGTGTTGTAATCAAACGCCGCGGTGGCGGAGTAAGCGAAAGCTTTACAGTTCGTAAAATTTCTTACGGTGTTGGCGTTGAACGTGCATTCCCAGTTCATACACCAAAAATCGCTAAATTAGAAGTATTACGTTATGGTAAAGTACGTCGTGCTAAACTTTACTACCTTCGTGAGCTTCGTGGTAAAAAAGCGCGTATCAAAGAAATTCGCCGTTAATTTGTCTGCCTCATTTGAGGAAGCTGCTTAACAGTCGAGATATTACTAACAGCATTTATTAAAAGGAGCTTGTTCTGCAGGCTCCTTTTTTCACTTTATAAAAGGGTGATTAAAAAATGGTTAAAAAGAAAAATGAACTTTGGGAATGGACAAAAGCGCTTGTCATTGCCCTAGTCCTGGTCTTTGTAATTCGTTATTTTTTGTTTACCCCAATTGTTGTAGATGGTTTATCAATGGTACCGACACTTAAGAGTGAAGATAGGATGATCGTGAATAATTTCAGTTATGCAATCGGTGATCCAAAACGTTTCGATATAATTGTATTTGAAGCGCCAGAGGGGAAAGACTACATAAAACGAGTTATTGGTCTTCCAGGAGATGAAGTTGCCTACAAAGACGATGTCTTATATATCAACGGCAAGGTTTATGATGAACCGTATTTGACTGACTTGAAGAAGCAGCTGACAGATGGCGGTTTGTTGACGGAGCCATTCACGCTTAGCGATGTAACCGAAAGTAAAACGGTCCCAGAAGGTCATCTATTTGTCCTCGGAGATAACCGCAGGTATAGTAAAGACAGCCGTCATATAGGCTATATCCCATATGAAAAGGTACTTGGCAGTACAAAACTAGTATATTGGCCAGTCGAGGAATTTAGACTGGTAAAATAGCAAGAAAGGGTGATTCCATTGACAATACAATGGTTCCCGGGCCATATGGCCAAAGCTCGAAGGGAAGTAACTGAAAAATTAAAGCTAGTCGATATCATATATGAACTGGTTGATGCGCGTATTCCAGCCGCTTCAAGAAATCCAATGATTGATGAAATCATCCAGCATAAGCC
The Peribacillus sp. FSL H8-0477 genome window above contains:
- the rplS gene encoding 50S ribosomal protein L19; translation: MTNIITELTKDQLRTDLPAFRPGDTVRVHVKVVEGTRERIQLFEGVVIKRRGGGVSESFTVRKISYGVGVERAFPVHTPKIAKLEVLRYGKVRRAKLYYLRELRGKKARIKEIRR
- the lepB gene encoding signal peptidase I, which codes for MVKKKNELWEWTKALVIALVLVFVIRYFLFTPIVVDGLSMVPTLKSEDRMIVNNFSYAIGDPKRFDIIVFEAPEGKDYIKRVIGLPGDEVAYKDDVLYINGKVYDEPYLTDLKKQLTDGGLLTEPFTLSDVTESKTVPEGHLFVLGDNRRYSKDSRHIGYIPYEKVLGSTKLVYWPVEEFRLVK